A genomic stretch from Serratia entomophila includes:
- the exoX gene encoding exodeoxyribonuclease X: MTLRVIDTETCGLDGGVVEVASVDLIDGHIANPMSDLVSPDRPIGIEAMAIHHITEKMVEGKPRIAVAIGRYHGSPYYVAHNAAFDRGVLPEMNGAWICTLKLARTLYPDIKYGNQYLRYALDLDVQLPDDATLYPHRALYDCYVTAALLQRIMKDSGWTPAQMVQITEQPVLLKKFKFGKYRGQEIDRIAQEDPGYLRWMLKSIEDLSPDMKHTLKYYLIG, translated from the coding sequence ATGACTTTACGCGTAATAGATACCGAAACCTGCGGGCTGGACGGCGGCGTGGTGGAAGTGGCGTCCGTCGATCTGATCGACGGGCACATCGCCAACCCGATGAGCGATCTGGTCAGCCCGGACCGGCCCATTGGCATCGAGGCGATGGCTATCCATCACATCACCGAGAAAATGGTGGAAGGCAAGCCGCGCATCGCGGTGGCGATCGGCCGCTACCATGGCAGCCCCTACTATGTTGCGCACAACGCGGCCTTCGATCGCGGCGTGCTGCCGGAAATGAACGGCGCCTGGATTTGCACCCTCAAGCTGGCGCGCACCCTGTACCCGGACATCAAATACGGCAACCAGTATCTGCGCTATGCGCTGGATCTGGACGTGCAGTTACCGGATGACGCCACCCTGTACCCACACCGCGCGCTGTATGACTGTTACGTCACCGCCGCGCTGCTGCAGCGCATCATGAAAGATTCGGGCTGGACGCCGGCGCAAATGGTGCAGATCACCGAACAACCGGTGCTGCTGAAGAAGTTCAAATTCGGCAAATACCGCGGGCAGGAAATCGATCGCATTGCGCAGGAAGATCCCGGCTATCTGCGCTGGATGCTGAAATCCATCGAGGATCTCAGCCCAGACATGAAACACACGCTGAAATACTACCTGATCGGTTAA